From one Planococcus citri chromosome 3, ihPlaCitr1.1, whole genome shotgun sequence genomic stretch:
- the LOC135840298 gene encoding uncharacterized protein LOC135840298 isoform X2, whose translation MLDENTTNKMEDELDVLLVLCGESEISLKWGSYLISRFQTISKNRNIPSFKLRSLKLEEILESLLENGTIDKYPEARVQIVVVCPMFVEKIQSIPETETSLGKLFQQEKVVALMLGLDVQQQWDSNHIRTVIPKCELWRKMTVKSEYRISADDFLGIAMDILSKSRQIQEALNLEQQQPHFSVMPKKIKVGQNTILVLLNEPIANKDDIKVTIDKNGRHLDVGTVKRRNPYTLQFAVPACCFQVSMLVYVCVEKNGKNLGKRQVKCESKMRELDQMIQTLENPIHFMCQSFNLNTNDKDQLDTFLCDAFQKNIPPHFDLLKSSIPIDKTTTSNEEFPTLLHFTAKYGLEKLSWLLIESPGGEQACQIRNCLQLTPSEIAEQANHTNLSKTLNNFSRLAELSNTCNYKYLKEMRAGKKRDTSESNYVLPKPVDDTYLIPPEPRPIDDTYLIPPVPRPVVPSLPPPDIDFHNSSPSSEHCYMNFKECSFPFLLNTPLSPTFADSPTLFQNYEVPPTARPCTPYTPNLPTSPIGEQFEGYLDMNSIGIPRPVVPPLPPTDTDFLNSSPSSEHCYMNFKESNFPFALNTPLSPAFVDLFQNYEVPPTARPCTPYTPNLPTSPIGEKFEGYLDMNSIEKEVSDFGSPGSFSTNNEFPDNFDDLNKLDYYETVSSPDSIATSKYDSTSHLISRGKVSPDDELLEMINYFKHDFSTINEVGLIALVEKWRNRKNDVQQSFKDRQDQLDKMKEEYDRVQHKMKEHMNRTLIEKIRRFFSRGKLKGFNSSKRASAFESDMLLNAFKISSSMVISAPSSPSIASSRTNSTISNGSRGNNKSGQGQYDQTRFPFEKLNPKTKKIPTSVSQPVEAADNSDYVQPDNVSRRHNNHLSSFSSSMINNTIHECIESDLEACSNSCHSVKNRRNTYHANGDVSKNYKSLFDQLWTNSLRRKSKNNLNNKNKVRSVESLICDWKLVKNKENRAETASNSDILSEAASKPSGSSSSQIINCAHTIQCLSGMTNDEAQIVDMPVSSSCTSLPDKEPDANESLALSDSECGSIDSHRNSSLNLSSMSLNSDCTVDENGDIKCSLEFNTTEKKEIEVENSSPVVLMNHQHVNTCASMPEYVNVTGQNSPAVPNRCAYTVLSS comes from the exons cgaataaAATGGAAGATGAGTTGGACGTATTGTTGGTATTATGTGGCGAAAGTGAAATATCCTTGAAGTGGGGTAGTTACCTGATATCTCGTTTCCAAACGATTTCCAAGAACCGAAATATACCATCTTTCAA ATTACGTAGCCTTAAATTGGAGGAAATACTAGAATCGTTGCTCGAAAATGGCACCATTGATAAATACCCAGAAGCCAGAGTACAAATCGTAGTGGTATGCCCGATGTTCGTGGAAAAAATCCAATCAATTCCAGAAACTGAAACTTCACTGGGCAAATTATTCCAGCAAGAAAAAGTGGTAGCATTGATGTTGGGATTGGATGTCCAACAACAGTGGGATAGCAATCATATTAGAacag TAATTCCTAAATGCGAACTGTGGAGGAAAATGACGGTGAAAAGTGAGTACAGAATATCAGCGGACGATTTCCTTGGAATAGCTATGGACATTTTGAGTAAATCTCGACAAATACAAGAAGCCCTCAACTTGGAGCAGCAACAACCTCATTTTTCAGTTAtgcctaaaaaaatcaaagtg GGACAAAATACAATATTGGTGCTTTTAAACGAACCTATTGCAAATAAGGATGATATCAAAGtaacaattgacaaaaatggacgACATCTCGATGTTGGTACAGTGAAACGAAGAAACCCATATACTCTACAGTTTGCGGTACCAG CTTGctgctttcaagtttcaatgttGGTGTATGTTTGCgtggaaaaaaatggcaaaaatttggGTAAAAGGCAGGTCAAGTGCGAAAGTAAAATGAGAGAGTTGGATCAAATGATACAAACATTAGAAAACCCAATTCATTTCATGTGTCAG agtttCAATTTGAATACAAATGATAAAGATCAGTTAGATACCTTTTTATGTGacgcatttcaaaaaaatattccacctCATTTTGATTTGCTTAAATCTAGCATTCCAATTGACAAAACTACCACGA GCAATGAAGAATTTCCAACACTCTTACATTTCACTGCAAAATatggtctggaaaaattatCTTGGTTATTGATTGAAAGTCCAGGTGGTGAACAAGCTTGCCAGATTCGTAACTGTTTGCAATTGACTCCTTCAGAAATCGCAGAACAAGCGAATCATACAAATTTATCTAAAACTTTGAACAATTTCTCG cggTTGGCTGAATTATCAAATACTTGCAATTACAAATACTTGAAAGAAATGAGGGCTGGAAAAAAACGAG ATACATCTGAAAGTAACTACGTGTTACCGAAACCAGTCGATGATACTTACTTGATCCCACCAGAGCCTCGGCCAATTGACGATACTTACTTGATTCCACCAGTACCTCGGCCAGTTGTTCCATCTCTTCCTCCACCAGATATTGATTTTCATAATTCTTCTCCATCTTCGGAACATTGTTACATGAATTTTAAAGAATGCAGTTTCCCATTTCTCTTAAACACTCCTTTGTCTCCAACTTTCGCAGATTCTCctactttatttcaaaattacgaagTTCCGCCAACTGCTAGACCATGCACTCCATACACCCCTAATTTGCCCACTTCACCAATTGGAGAACAATTTGAGGGGTATTTAGATATGAATTCAATAGGTATACCTCGGCCAGTTGTTCCACCTCTTCCTCCCACAGATACTGATTTTCTTAATTCTTCCCCATCTTCTGAACATTGTTACATGAATTTTAAAGAAAGCAATTTCCCATTCGCCTTAAATACACCATTGTCTCCAGCATTCGtagatttatttcaaaattacgaagTTCCGCCAACTGCAAGACCATGCACTCCATACACCCCTAATTTGCCCACTTCACCAATTGGAGAGAAATTTGAGGGGTATTTAGACATGAATTCAATAG AAAAAGAAGTGAGCGATTTTGGTTCTCCCGGTAGTTTTAGTACAAATAACGAATTTCCTGACAACTTTGACGATTTAAATAAATTAGATTACTACGAAACGGTTTCCTCTCCTGATAGTATTGCAACGTCCAAATATG ATAGTACAAGTCATCTCATAAGCAGAGGAAAAGTATCTCCAGATGATGAATTATTAGAAATGATTAATTATTTCAAACACGATTTTTCGACAATTAATGAAGTAGGTCTAATAGCGTTGGTTGAGAAATggcgaaatcgaaaaaatgatgtcCAGCAGTCATTCAAAGATAGACAG GATCAGCTGGATAAAATGAAGGAAGAATATGATAGAGTTCAGCATAAAATGAAAGAACACATGAATCGAACActtattgagaaaattcgcaGATTTTTTAGCCGTGGAAAGTTAAAAG GTTTCAATTCCAGTAAAAGAGCCAGCGCTTTTGAATCTGACATGTTGTTGAATGCTTTCAAAATATCTAGTAGCATGGTAATTAGTGCACCTAGTTCTCCATCAA TTGCTTCCTCGCGTACTAATAGTACAATTAGTAATGGGAGTAGAGGTAACAACAAGAGTGGACAAGGGCAATATGATCAAACTAGATTCCCATTTGAG AAATTGAATccaaaaacgaagaaaatacCAACATCAGTTTCACAACCAGTAGAAGCTGCAGATAATTCTGACTATGTGCAGCCCGATAATGTATCTAGAAGACATAATAACCACTTGAGCAGCTTTAGCAGTTCTATGATAAATAATACTATTCACGAATGCATCGAAAGTGATTTGGAAGCATGTTCAAATTCTTGCCACAGTGTGAAAAACCGGCGAAACACTTACCACGCCAATGGCGATGTTTCGAAGAATTACAAAAGCCTATTTGATCAATTATGGACAAACTCATTACGACGCAAATCGAAAAATAACTTGAACAATAAGAACAAAGTAAGAAGTGTAGAGAGTTTGATTTGTGACTGGAAATTGGTAAAGAACAAAGAAAATCGTGCAGAAACTGCCTCAAATTCGGATATCTTGTCCGAAGCTGCTTCAAAACCAAGTGGTTCTTCCTCTAGTCAAATCATTAATTGTGCTCACACAATCCAGTGTTTGTCTGGAATGACTAATGATGAAGCTCAAATAGTCGATATGCCTGTATCATCCAGTTGTACTTCCTTACCTGATAAAGAACCTGATGCTAATGAAAGCTTAGCACTGTCTGACTCTGAATGTGGAAGCATCGATTCCCACCGAAATTCCTCCCTAAATTTATCTTCAATGTCACTCAATTCAGATTGTACTGTGGATGAAAATGGTGACATTAAGTGCTCTCTAGAGTTCAatactacagaaaaaaaagaaattgaagtaGAAAATTCCTCTCCTGTAGTGTTGATGAATCATCAGCATGTAAACACGTGTGCTTCAATGCCTGAATATGTGAATGTTACTGGGCAAAATTCACCTGCTGTTCCAAATAGATGCGCGTACACTGTACTTTCATCTTAA
- the LOC135840298 gene encoding uncharacterized protein LOC135840298 isoform X3, whose amino-acid sequence MEDELDVLLVLCGESEISLKWGSYLISRFQTISKNRNIPSFKLRSLKLEEILESLLENGTIDKYPEARVQIVVVCPMFVEKIQSIPETETSLGKLFQQEKVVALMLGLDVQQQWDSNHIRTVIPKCELWRKMTVKSEYRISADDFLGIAMDILSKSRQIQEALNLEQQQPHFSVMPKKIKVGQNTILVLLNEPIANKDDIKVTIDKNGRHLDVGTVKRRNPYTLQFAVPACCFQVSMLVYVCVEKNGKNLGKRQVKCESKMRELDQMIQTLENPIHFMCQSFNLNTNDKDQLDTFLCDAFQKNIPPHFDLLKSSIPIDKTTTSNEEFPTLLHFTAKYGLEKLSWLLIESPGGEQACQIRNCLQLTPSEIAEQANHTNLSKTLNNFSRLAELSNTCNYKYLKEMRAGKKRDTSESNYVLPKPVDDTYLIPPEPRPIDDTYLIPPVPRPVVPSLPPPDIDFHNSSPSSEHCYMNFKECSFPFLLNTPLSPTFADSPTLFQNYEVPPTARPCTPYTPNLPTSPIGEQFEGYLDMNSIGIPRPVVPPLPPTDTDFLNSSPSSEHCYMNFKESNFPFALNTPLSPAFVDLFQNYEVPPTARPCTPYTPNLPTSPIGEKFEGYLDMNSIEKEVSDFGSPGSFSTNNEFPDNFDDLNKLDYYETVSSPDSIATSKYDSTSHLISRGKVSPDDELLEMINYFKHDFSTINEVGLIALVEKWRNRKNDVQQSFKDRQDQLDKMKEEYDRVQHKMKEHMNRTLIEKIRRFFSRGKLKGFNSSKRASAFESDMLLNAFKISSSMVISAPSSPSIASSRTNSTISNGSRGNNKSGQGQYDQTRFPFEKLNPKTKKIPTSVSQPVEAADNSDYVQPDNVSRRHNNHLSSFSSSMINNTIHECIESDLEACSNSCHSVKNRRNTYHANGDVSKNYKSLFDQLWTNSLRRKSKNNLNNKNKVRSVESLICDWKLVKNKENRAETASNSDILSEAASKPSGSSSSQIINCAHTIQCLSGMTNDEAQIVDMPVSSSCTSLPDKEPDANESLALSDSECGSIDSHRNSSLNLSSMSLNSDCTVDENGDIKCSLEFNTTEKKEIEVENSSPVVLMNHQHVNTCASMPEYVNVTGQNSPAVPNRCAYTVLSS is encoded by the exons ATGGAAGATGAGTTGGACGTATTGTTGGTATTATGTGGCGAAAGTGAAATATCCTTGAAGTGGGGTAGTTACCTGATATCTCGTTTCCAAACGATTTCCAAGAACCGAAATATACCATCTTTCAA ATTACGTAGCCTTAAATTGGAGGAAATACTAGAATCGTTGCTCGAAAATGGCACCATTGATAAATACCCAGAAGCCAGAGTACAAATCGTAGTGGTATGCCCGATGTTCGTGGAAAAAATCCAATCAATTCCAGAAACTGAAACTTCACTGGGCAAATTATTCCAGCAAGAAAAAGTGGTAGCATTGATGTTGGGATTGGATGTCCAACAACAGTGGGATAGCAATCATATTAGAacag TAATTCCTAAATGCGAACTGTGGAGGAAAATGACGGTGAAAAGTGAGTACAGAATATCAGCGGACGATTTCCTTGGAATAGCTATGGACATTTTGAGTAAATCTCGACAAATACAAGAAGCCCTCAACTTGGAGCAGCAACAACCTCATTTTTCAGTTAtgcctaaaaaaatcaaagtg GGACAAAATACAATATTGGTGCTTTTAAACGAACCTATTGCAAATAAGGATGATATCAAAGtaacaattgacaaaaatggacgACATCTCGATGTTGGTACAGTGAAACGAAGAAACCCATATACTCTACAGTTTGCGGTACCAG CTTGctgctttcaagtttcaatgttGGTGTATGTTTGCgtggaaaaaaatggcaaaaatttggGTAAAAGGCAGGTCAAGTGCGAAAGTAAAATGAGAGAGTTGGATCAAATGATACAAACATTAGAAAACCCAATTCATTTCATGTGTCAG agtttCAATTTGAATACAAATGATAAAGATCAGTTAGATACCTTTTTATGTGacgcatttcaaaaaaatattccacctCATTTTGATTTGCTTAAATCTAGCATTCCAATTGACAAAACTACCACGA GCAATGAAGAATTTCCAACACTCTTACATTTCACTGCAAAATatggtctggaaaaattatCTTGGTTATTGATTGAAAGTCCAGGTGGTGAACAAGCTTGCCAGATTCGTAACTGTTTGCAATTGACTCCTTCAGAAATCGCAGAACAAGCGAATCATACAAATTTATCTAAAACTTTGAACAATTTCTCG cggTTGGCTGAATTATCAAATACTTGCAATTACAAATACTTGAAAGAAATGAGGGCTGGAAAAAAACGAG ATACATCTGAAAGTAACTACGTGTTACCGAAACCAGTCGATGATACTTACTTGATCCCACCAGAGCCTCGGCCAATTGACGATACTTACTTGATTCCACCAGTACCTCGGCCAGTTGTTCCATCTCTTCCTCCACCAGATATTGATTTTCATAATTCTTCTCCATCTTCGGAACATTGTTACATGAATTTTAAAGAATGCAGTTTCCCATTTCTCTTAAACACTCCTTTGTCTCCAACTTTCGCAGATTCTCctactttatttcaaaattacgaagTTCCGCCAACTGCTAGACCATGCACTCCATACACCCCTAATTTGCCCACTTCACCAATTGGAGAACAATTTGAGGGGTATTTAGATATGAATTCAATAGGTATACCTCGGCCAGTTGTTCCACCTCTTCCTCCCACAGATACTGATTTTCTTAATTCTTCCCCATCTTCTGAACATTGTTACATGAATTTTAAAGAAAGCAATTTCCCATTCGCCTTAAATACACCATTGTCTCCAGCATTCGtagatttatttcaaaattacgaagTTCCGCCAACTGCAAGACCATGCACTCCATACACCCCTAATTTGCCCACTTCACCAATTGGAGAGAAATTTGAGGGGTATTTAGACATGAATTCAATAG AAAAAGAAGTGAGCGATTTTGGTTCTCCCGGTAGTTTTAGTACAAATAACGAATTTCCTGACAACTTTGACGATTTAAATAAATTAGATTACTACGAAACGGTTTCCTCTCCTGATAGTATTGCAACGTCCAAATATG ATAGTACAAGTCATCTCATAAGCAGAGGAAAAGTATCTCCAGATGATGAATTATTAGAAATGATTAATTATTTCAAACACGATTTTTCGACAATTAATGAAGTAGGTCTAATAGCGTTGGTTGAGAAATggcgaaatcgaaaaaatgatgtcCAGCAGTCATTCAAAGATAGACAG GATCAGCTGGATAAAATGAAGGAAGAATATGATAGAGTTCAGCATAAAATGAAAGAACACATGAATCGAACActtattgagaaaattcgcaGATTTTTTAGCCGTGGAAAGTTAAAAG GTTTCAATTCCAGTAAAAGAGCCAGCGCTTTTGAATCTGACATGTTGTTGAATGCTTTCAAAATATCTAGTAGCATGGTAATTAGTGCACCTAGTTCTCCATCAA TTGCTTCCTCGCGTACTAATAGTACAATTAGTAATGGGAGTAGAGGTAACAACAAGAGTGGACAAGGGCAATATGATCAAACTAGATTCCCATTTGAG AAATTGAATccaaaaacgaagaaaatacCAACATCAGTTTCACAACCAGTAGAAGCTGCAGATAATTCTGACTATGTGCAGCCCGATAATGTATCTAGAAGACATAATAACCACTTGAGCAGCTTTAGCAGTTCTATGATAAATAATACTATTCACGAATGCATCGAAAGTGATTTGGAAGCATGTTCAAATTCTTGCCACAGTGTGAAAAACCGGCGAAACACTTACCACGCCAATGGCGATGTTTCGAAGAATTACAAAAGCCTATTTGATCAATTATGGACAAACTCATTACGACGCAAATCGAAAAATAACTTGAACAATAAGAACAAAGTAAGAAGTGTAGAGAGTTTGATTTGTGACTGGAAATTGGTAAAGAACAAAGAAAATCGTGCAGAAACTGCCTCAAATTCGGATATCTTGTCCGAAGCTGCTTCAAAACCAAGTGGTTCTTCCTCTAGTCAAATCATTAATTGTGCTCACACAATCCAGTGTTTGTCTGGAATGACTAATGATGAAGCTCAAATAGTCGATATGCCTGTATCATCCAGTTGTACTTCCTTACCTGATAAAGAACCTGATGCTAATGAAAGCTTAGCACTGTCTGACTCTGAATGTGGAAGCATCGATTCCCACCGAAATTCCTCCCTAAATTTATCTTCAATGTCACTCAATTCAGATTGTACTGTGGATGAAAATGGTGACATTAAGTGCTCTCTAGAGTTCAatactacagaaaaaaaagaaattgaagtaGAAAATTCCTCTCCTGTAGTGTTGATGAATCATCAGCATGTAAACACGTGTGCTTCAATGCCTGAATATGTGAATGTTACTGGGCAAAATTCACCTGCTGTTCCAAATAGATGCGCGTACACTGTACTTTCATCTTAA
- the LOC135840304 gene encoding uncharacterized protein LOC135840304 — protein sequence MAVSGVLVVYTLLIASSVYFVGAASNAGETCQLNLNGDLPKRNQPIILTKQNKSYALLIPKAQGNKGFVELEKGDNIKLVCPGDKNRLRDTKTTSVDTKCQKDKEFTSNANNNAGSFAIKDALCDLPPKPDVKDTKTRCSQTGKLYEIGFQAEGWHPLISVCHLVDSADTLYTKHLAIGAALKGAERESFRPKFETGSLNELYKGFDPNSYYVQKAQDRNLAWVFKKYSSGNDSYLSRGHLAPDGDFLFASWQFATYLYINAAPQWQKINGGNWLTVEKFVRKLAIKLNTDLEVITGTSGVLELPDDKGKLQKIHLNGNKIRVPEYFWKLVYDPQTSSGIGIITSNNPYLEKTATLKICKNICYENNWLNHNATIEFKDPSQGLTICCTVNELRKAIPEVPFVNVQAILRGPN from the exons ATGGCTGTGAGTGGTGTGCTTGTTGTATATACTTTACTAATCGCCTCGTCGGTATATTTCGTTGGTGCAGCGTCGAATGCTGGGGAGA CATGCCAACTAAACTTGAACGGAGATTTGCCGAAACGAAACCAACCGATAATATTAACGAAGCAGAATAAAAGTTACGCTTTACTTATACCAAAAGCTCAAGGAAATAAAGGCTTCGTTGAACTTGAGAAAGGCGACAACATAAAGCTAGTCTGTCCGGGAGATAAAAATCGTCTTCGTGATACAAAAACAACGTCTGTGGATACTAAATGTCAAAAAGACAAAGAATTCACGTCAAATGCTAATAATAATGCTGGCTCGTTCGCTATTAAAGATGCTTTATGCGACTTGCCACCTAAGCCCGATGTAAAAGATACGAAAACACGTTGCTCACAAACTGGAAAATTATACGAAATAGGATTCCAG GCCGAAGGATGGCATCCTTTGATATCAGTCTGTCATTTAGTCGACTCGGCTGATACACTCTACACCAAACATTTAGCTATTGGTGCTGCGTTAAAAGGAGCAGAACGTGAATCATTTCGACCCaaatttgaaactggttcattgaaTGAACTGTATAAAGGATTCGACCCAAATAGTTATTACGTTCAA AAAGCTCAAGACAGAAATTTGGCctgggttttcaaaaaatactcttcTGGAAACGATAGTTATTTATCGCGAGGTCATTTAGCGCCTGATGGAGATTTCCTATTCGCAAGTTGGCAATTTGCAACTTATTTGTATATCAACGCAGCTCCTCAATGGCAAAAAATAAACGGAGGAAATTGGCTAACAGTCGAAAAATTTGTACGAAAATTAGCGATAAAG CTGAACACTGATTTAGAAGTGATAACTGGAACAAGCGGTGTCTTGGAATTACCCGACGATAAaggaaaattacagaaaatccACCTGAACGGAAATAAAATTCGAGTACCCGAGTACTTTTGGAAATTAGTTTACGATCCACAAACATCCAGCGGCATTGGCATAATCACCTCAAATAATCCGTACTTAGAAAAAACCGCcacgttaaaaatttgcaaaaatatctGTTACGAAAATAATTGGTTAAATCATAATGCAACCATTGAATTCAAAGATCCTTCTCAAGGTCTGACTATTTGTTGCACTGTTAACGAATTGAGAAAGGCTATTCCCGAAGTACCTTTTGTTAACGTACAAGCAATTTTAAGAggaccaaattaa
- the LOC135840309 gene encoding alpha-crystallin A chain-like, translating into MSLLPFVLNELDDLYRPRSALDSLYDQNFGLGLLNNDLVLRRPSAGALSVPIRSGYLRLLRPSILEESGISSIADEREQFKVNLDVQQFKPEEITVKVADNYVVVEGKHEEKQDKHGYVSRQFTRRYKLPDNVIQENISSTISSDGILSVVAPKKVEAIENSAGRQIPVTKTNQPALKKSDGQEKMES; encoded by the exons ATGTCTCTTTTGCCGTTTGTTTTAAATGAATTGGATGACTTATACCGACCAAGGAGTGCCCTCGACAGCTTGTACGATCAAAATTTCGGCTTGGGGCTTCTTAATAACGATCTAGTGCTACGAAGACCTTCTGCTGGAGCATTAAGCGTACCAATTCGATCAGGCTATCTTCGACTTCTTCGTCCATCTATATTAGAAGAAAGTGGCATATCGTCGATTGCCGATGAACGTGAACAATTtaag GTGAACTTGGACGTTCAGCAATTCAAACCGGAAGAAATTACCGTGAAAGTTGCCGATAATTATGTCGTCGTTGAAGGAAAACATGAAGAGAAACAAGATAAGCACGGATATGTTTCTCGTCAATTCACTCGTCGTTACAAACTTCCGGATAATGTGATACAAGAAAACATCTCTTCAACTATTTCGTCTGATGGAATATTATCGGTGGTTGCTCCGAAGAAAGTTGAGGCTATTGAGAACTCTGCTGGAAGACAAATTCCTGTCACCAAAACTAACCAAccagctttgaaaaaatctgatggacaggaaaaaatggaatcgtaa